DNA from Candidatus Marinimicrobia bacterium CG08_land_8_20_14_0_20_45_22:
ACTGGTAAGAATAGGTTCCAGTTCACCCATAACAAACAAATTGGCTTCCCATTCTTTGATTTTCTGAACGGCAAGTACATGAACAGCGCCTTTTAAAAGTTCGGTCTCGATACTGACCCCTTTCCGTTCGCCCAGATCCTTGACATGTTTCAGATAACGCCTGCCGTCTTCTTCCAAATCGCGCTCGTAATCCATTTCTTCAACTTTCACAAAAATGCGCGCCTTTGACAATTGCTTGAGCAGATTTGTGTTGACGATGTAAATCGCCTTGATCTGCGCGTGGGTTATTTTAGAAAGCACAATGGCATATTTCGCCGCCAAGACACACCCTTCCGATCCATCCAGGTAAACAAGAATTCTATTGATGGGTACT
Protein-coding regions in this window:
- a CDS encoding universal stress protein, with translation MLPIVPINRILVYLDGSEGCVLAAKYAIVLSKITHAQIKAIYIVNTNLLKQLSKARIFVKVEEMDYERDLEEDGRRYLKHVKDLGERKGVSIETELLKGAVHVLAVQKIKEWEANLFVMGELEPILTSSDAFHDEAGIIFRKAPCSVLVVKNAPFVEQVYNSII